From Corvus cornix cornix isolate S_Up_H32 chromosome 6, ASM73873v5, whole genome shotgun sequence, one genomic window encodes:
- the ZNF518A gene encoding zinc finger protein 518A: MSSEQEHFFCGKEQISFLRHNAMKNFSTDITLKKELMSDPLSMTIQPAILDVNLTYGLKNVKIELPKVNIPNEVLMKHEVDRFRKLFQCKQQTARKSLSLDKISGSNPNCSDGSHLQIIPEVQLEEGLKTAAKILNFTCTKCKDNIRYSPNDLQKHFQLLHYGELPLYPCEMCSFSANDFQSLKQHRRIHRGTLVKCELCNDEQIYTLLALTKHFISEHCVNGCFQCEKCGFSTHDVGTFVQHIHKHKEILYKCGKCHQENFTEEELQNHLLVHTNMFSFGCPYCSYSTSRKDYLLKHIIGLHRDHLIAKEKLEKDKYEKRIVKTPAGLKLVLRRYKMGASKKALWRWKKISSGSDSAGEENTQVLRSVNKIQTNGEELNQCMRDVEANEENDQIKYTEKRHFMGGMLSATTAQYNKADDGTSYGLGLLKNAVHGPTVLMVKNNKISVPANYSAKFMGFKMVDGKQHIVIKLLPTSKQNEYLLGQKLDPVKDGSTTPLLQTADSCGFSSGAIPHVTDQSALKNNYVHPLTSPPFSCPARHSGKTKVEKQNNSILYGRSVSETAAPSNIAVGRSPNYLPVKLDSTVPPHEEVTKVGTQSSISRGSFSPSSHPQVLPTAITNTLHYDPMKMPFFPELKMQNGGLNNSNGANNLYYSTSVDSSNEGLLSFHNYSKMDSLDNPCSIWTSTDDKYKEFSKTGSFQNSRNESASSYSESMKGLKAEKIVSAQSNINKTYEHINTKNNSVSFKSQSKCDVDSKCSTEDKLNGQQYLDTNIDQGFQNVAEKFQENASDCVNSFLMPKITSVFSLQSEQAANYLSPEINQLLQDVLKVETTSQQESYSKTNNCVKLHSDKLLSGPETRNAACVHLKSSATAHGFQRPPSNVDFNLYKRELNTRCSTNEGTCCGRERQTPKTSFDSQDADKLSRTAGVGTLLKTQTDEFTQQLVKEEVLPAAQNPSSFSPVLPVLQEQKKALFVQSLPSRFFVPFHLSNQSRQQVVSGKSLPSTSSSDGHVTKGVPASLVSNKGPGMVLPFAGGVGTVTNSANDSSQVLGGIASREFGKITISTSEVKGENDSFGSKRSSCNGEVCSTVNDSLNSMLFKAPLSITSSSESSVKVTSSVKVLPEHQDAVLGSLESVKQQEIKQEQHVYALSPDGQQGVFLKCMTPNKPVVHKPVLFQDNARQNCQPKKTGAMQQQLLLKIKTPTSDTLSDTTQSVSNLVPSLQVDNLQFLTPALAQKQTNLSFNDALNLPGGLMPANASLASSNPACCVPPAGTQLQKCSTESMQVITANKRNNFGCQKSTWSNQNRTAKVKPSLKQAGSKSSGTVGVQRNKNFKRKRKASCPEPPRKKVVLHRKCKEKNQAEIVSESGSPYKPRASKKTVRNLKLLPFNSNQLVKCPRRNQPVVVLNHPDADVPEVVNVMKTIAKFKGHVLKVLLSKRTVEALLQPEFCNPLDVTTDDFSQKRYRTIKPISPVKERFVLKLTLKKTSKNNYQIVKTTSDNTLKAKFSCWFCGRIFDNQDNWVGHGQRHLMEATRDWNSLMER; the protein is encoded by the coding sequence ATGTCATCTGAACAGGAACACTTTTTTTGTGGTAAAGAGCAAATCAGTTTCTTAAGACACAATGCTATGAAGAATTTTTCTACAGACattactttgaaaaaagaaCTGATGAGTGATCCTTTAAGTATGACAATTCAACCAGCAATTTTAGATGTCAATCTCACTTACGGactaaaaaatgtgaaaattgaATTGCCCAAGGTGAACATTCCAAATGAAGTATTAATGAAACATGAAGTTGATAGGTTTAGAAAACTCTTTCAGTGTAAGCAGCAAACTGCAAGGAAGTCCTTAAGTCTAGACAAAATAAGTGGAAGCAATCCCAATTGTTCAGATGGAAGCCACTTGCAAATTATACCAGAAGTGCAATTAGAAGAAGGGTtgaaaactgcagcaaagaTACTGAATTTCACTTGTACAAAGTGTAAGGATAACATTAGATACAGCCCAAATGAcctacagaaacattttcagctgTTACACTATGGTGAGTTGCCTTTGTATCCTTGTGAGATGTGCAGCTTCTCAGCTAATGACTTTCAGTCACTTAAACAGCACAGACGCATCCATCGTGGCACTTTAGTAAAATGTGAGCTCTGTAATGATGAACAGATATACACTTTGTTGGCTTTGACAAAACACTTCATATCAGAGCACTGTGTAAATGGATGCTTCCAGTGTGAAAAATGTGGGTTTTCTACCCATGATGTGGGTACATTTGTTCAGCACATTCACAAACATAAAGAGATTCTCTATAAATGTGGAAAATGCCATCAAGAAAACTTTACAGAAGAGGAGCTCCAAAATCATCTTCTTGTTCATACcaatatgttttcttttggttgtcCTTATTGCAGTTACAGCACATCACGGAAAGattatcttttaaaacacatcATAGGTTTACACAGAGACCACttaattgcaaaagaaaaactggaaaaggataaatatgaaaaaagaataGTAAAGACTCCAGCAGGACTGAAGCTTGTGTTAAGAAGGTATAAAATGGGAGCATCAAAAAAAGCACTCTggagatggaagaaaataagCAGTGGAAGTGACAGTGCCggagaagaaaatacacaagTGCTAAGAAGTGTAAATAAAATTCAGACAAATGGTGAGGAGCTGAACCAGTGTATGAGAGATGTGGAAGCAAATGAAGAGAATGATCaaattaaatacacagaaaagcGTCATTTCATGGGTGGAATGCTCTCTGCTACTACTGCACAATACAATAAGGCAGATGATGGAACAAGTTACGGCCTGGGATTATTGAAAAATGCTGTTCATGGGCCAACAGTATTGATGgttaaaaacaataaaatatctGTTCCAGCAAATTACAGTGCTAAATTTATGGGCTTTAAAATGGTAGATGGAAAACAACATATTGTTATAAAATTACTACCTACAAGTAAGCAAAATGAGTATTTGTTGGGTCAGAAACTCGATCCTGTTAAAGATGGTTCTACAACTCCTTTGCTACAGACTGCTGATTCCTGTGGCTTTTCTTCAGGTGCTATACCACATGTAACTGATCAGTCAGCGTTAAAGAACAATTATGTTCATCCATTAACCTCCCCTCCGTTTTCTTGTCCTGCTCGtcattcaggaaaaacaaaagtggaaaaacaaaataactccATATTGTATGGGAGGAGTGTTTCTGAAACTGCAGCACCTTCTAATATAGCTGTAGGAAGAAGTCCAAATTATTTGCCAGTGAAGCTGGACTCAACTGTACCTCCACATGAAGAGGTAACAAAAGTTGGAACTCAGAGTAGTATCTCACGGGGCAGCTTTAGTCCTTCAAGTCATCCTCAGGTATTACCAACCGCTATTACAAATACTCTTCATTATGACCCTATGAAAATGCCCTTCTTTCCtgaactgaaaatgcaaaatggtGGCCTGAATAATAGTAATGGAGCTAATAATCTCTATTATTCAACTTCGGTGGATTCATCTAATGAAGGGTTGTTGTCTTTTCACAACTATTCCAAAATGGACTCTTTGGATAATCCATGTAGCATTTGGACATCAACAGATGACAAATACAAAGAATTTAGCAAAACAGgttcttttcaaaacagtaGAAATGAATCTGCATCTTCATATTCAGAATCGATGAAAGgcttaaaagcagagaaaattgtGTCAGCCCAatcaaatattaataaaacttATGAACACATAAACACTAAGAATAACTCTGTGTCTTTTAAAAGCCAATCTAAATGTGATGTTGACAGCAAGTGTTCTACAGAGGACAAGCTTAATGGCCAACAGTATTTGGACACTAACATAGATCAAGGCTTTCAGAACGTAGCTgagaaattccaggaaaatgcCTCTGATTGTGTTAACTCTTTTTTAATGCCTAAAATCACATCTGTGTTCTCATTGCAAAGTGAACAGGCAGCTAATTATTTATCGCCTGAGATAAACCAGTTACTGCAAGATGTGTTAAAAGTAGAAACAACTTCTCAGCAAGAGTCCTACAGCAAGACGAATAACTGTGTAAAACTTCATTCTGATAAGCTGCTTTCTGGTCCTGAGACCAGGAATGCAGCCTGTGTGCATTTAAAAAGCTCTGCAACTGCGCATGGTTTTCAGAGGCCTCCTTCTAATGTAGACTTCAATTTATATAAGAGAGAGTTGAATACAAGATGTAGCACAAATGAAGGTACATGTTGTGGGAGAGAAAGACAGACACCCAAAACATCATTTGATTCACAGGATGCGGACAAATTATCAAGAACTGCGGGTGTCGGTACGTTGCTAAAAACTCAAACAGATGAGTTTACACAGCAGTTAGTAAAAGAGGAAGTACTGCCTGCAGCTCAAAACCCTAGCAGCTTTTCACCAGTTTTGCCTGTTCTTCAGGAACAGAAGAAAGCCCTTTTTGTTCAGTCCCTTCCATCACgattttttgttcctttccacCTTTCCAACCAGTCTAGACAGCAGGTGGTTTCAGGAAAATCTCTTCCATCAACCAGTTCATCAGATGGGCATGTGACTAAAGGTGTACCTGCATCTTTGGTTTCAAATAAAGGACCTGGAATGGTTCTGCCTTTTGCTGGGGGAGTTGGAACAGTTACAAATAGCGCTAATGATAGTTCTCAGGTTTTAGGGGGAATTGCATCCAGAGAATTTGGGAAAATAACCATATCAACTTCAGAAGTGAAGGGGGAAAATGACAGTTTTGGAAGTAAAAGAAGTTCCTGTAATGGGGAAGTATGCAGTACAGTAAATGACTCGTTGAATAGTATGTTATTCAAAGCACCTCTTTCAATTACAAGCTCATCAGAGTCATCTGTGAAAGTAACTTCTTCTGTGAAGGTGTTACCAGAGCACCAGGATGCTGTTCTTGGTTCTTTGGAGTCAGTAAAGCAACAGGAAATTAAACAGGAACAACATGTTTATGCACTTTCGCCTGATGGACAGCAGGgagtttttctgaaatgtatgACACCAAACAAGCCTGTAGTTCACAAACCAGTTCTTTTTCAGGATAATGCTCGTCAAAATTGTCAACCAAAGAAAACCGGAGCCATGCAACAACagcttttgctgaaaataaagacTCCTACTTCAGATACACTGTCTGATACCACTCAGTCAGTAAGCAACTTGGTGCCCTCACTACAGGTGGATAACTTGCAGTTCCTTACTCCTGCACTAGCACAGAAACAAACTAATCTTAGTTTTAATGATGCCTTAAACTTACCAGGTGGGCTAATGCCAGCAAATGCCTCTTTGGCAAGCTCTAATCCAGCATGTTGTGTtcctcctgcagggacacagtTGCAAAAATGTTCTACTGAGAGTATGCAAGTAATAACTGCTAACAAGAGGAATAACTTTGGTTGTCAGAAATCCACATGGAGCAACCAAAACAGAACTGCAAAAGTAAAACCTAGTTTAAAACAAGCTGGGTCTAAAAGTTCAGGAACTGTGGGTGTGCAAAGAAACAAGAATTTCAAACGTAAAAGGAAGGCTAGTTGCCCAGAACCTCCTAGAAAGAAAGTAGTGTTGCACAGGAAGTGTAAGGAAAAGAATCAGGCTGAAATTGTTAGTGAATCAGGTAGCCCTTACAAACCAAGGGCATCAAAAAAAACTGTAAGGAATTTGAAATTACTCCCTTTTAATTCTAACCAGCTTGTAAAATGCCCCCGGAGAAATCAACCAGTTGTTGTGCTTAATCATCCTGATGCAGATGTTCCAGAAGTTGTAAATGTAATGAAAACCATTGCTAAATTTAAGGGACATGTTCTTAAGGTTTTATTGTCAAAAAGAACTGTTGAAGCTCTTCTGCAGCCAGAGTTCTGCAATCCTTTGGATGTAACTACTGatgatttttctcaaaaaaggTACAGGACAATAAAACCCATTAGCCCTGTGAAAGAAAGATTTGTCTTAAAATTGACACTGAAAAAGACCAGCAAAAACAATTACCAGATTGTGAAAACTACCTCTGATAATACCTTGAAAGCTAAGTTtagctgctggttttgtggCAGAATATTTGACAATCAGGATAATTGGGTAGGACATGGACAGAGGCATCTGATGGAGGCTACTCGAGATTGGAATTCATTAATGGAACGATGA